The following are encoded in a window of Drosophila simulans strain w501 chromosome 3L, Prin_Dsim_3.1, whole genome shotgun sequence genomic DNA:
- the LOC6737151 gene encoding large proline-rich protein BAG6 isoform X2, with protein sequence MLINLKVKTLDARIHEFSIDNELTIRQFKDQIAEKTNIAAENQRIIYQGRVLVDDKQVKEYDVDGKVLHVAERPPFSQRGANARNNDEPMRTFRNVARPQPPGMRNSPYFRAIDGMLVSTMAIPVNNGPVAGARPPPNRYPNSSSFCINRITVALHMIDCADNIAAYLENPAIGLNNQSLDILQRGRWSMESTVVEVGVSSTDLPRNNNIIDMVQDAVTAALSHTGARNYTVVQLPTVYTNENGETSQQGTAEAGTSEGAASGAASNASGETTAATVIIEDVIETDDEVADGASDRSVTPTPEPEAEGAVGGQLVTAAETPTSSAGSANDAAAEGGNNSGPRRRTRPQVLAQVIHHYRAVQTRLAPFVDRYYEILQNDPTFEDSDTDGRENAQRIFDRVSEAFHYLSHAQHAISDLMLDLSQPGPRVLTCRPILVEQSGYIRSNNIFTPNFLAQPSGIINEPFRNRAPGSASAAGTQTATTAGTQTATTAGTQTATTAGTQTPTTAGTPTAVPPAQAANLQAATDASRSAAAMAEIASRAAGAAAEMAAGAASAAAGAANAAAAAARDLSSDPVEDPVDEPMVAPNAAGAATPAQEQQRLEMDHDHDQAQSETPERETRPVPRLRVYVPVTLPPPNPQLEMARIIQAMVNGQRPNDVHVEFNAPNVMSINLPVHVMTTVRQAPAAGSNETAEQSASDSSSPESAPASGNGESPNAASTSSGTRSGDQRANTLPTTATQTRSTSRPQIQIGGNNNWGGRIAPTHTAFDRFLPCNSHHIREPEQLLQNNSTSRSTSTAPAGGASVLPPTSAAVTRPVTTGRIQRGSNTIRPMWSSRRQRPASEQLSSLGPAAWAQAQTQTTHIPSAHVGAGSTNGAGVGAGRVRPVGGSTINRDRLATRTAHVGGGSTNGGLPSGRRGRLQAATSRLSRHLPTQLANFLINNMRNNAPTASVGSAVAAVGNTAASPSGEAAPIASTTPAAPPQTALPTSTLTPGGDSNNLRSQLRSFLNDSLFVGVPINEQTIPGAIGRALDWFGESLVYLPQYERPEYNSRDSVCNILRVSLRLIIELCNGAPAGVDSAQFEQSLKQICDQFRKRLYSVLFLCLGSANAELYWRQLMRLLCAPMRSNFRNEALQFLCIYIDPTIPAQTDTVDAQQFLVLRSIQGAPPTAADEPFVSPPPFAFNPQQQQPQEQSLDTDVEMADVAASGSNSSPAAELPAVIVGSEPWHMSFPNDWLPVITRDLQTQSEQSNRPQPPFSDAYISGMSAKRRKIIQSEKPTASVECLLANGVQRAIQSVGLGGSNGGSASSSSISMDTVIGSIAHDPTIQAAYTDAVRNSLKERIQRDVDFKASKYPQIAKFTEQK encoded by the exons ATGCTCATAAACCTTAAGGTGAAGACCTTAGATGCGCGCATCCACGAATTCAGCATCGACAATGAG CTCACCATCCGCCAGTTCAAGGACCAAATAGCCGAGAAGACTAACATTGCGGCGGAGAACCAGCGTATCATCTACCAGGGTCGCGTTCTGGTCGATGATAAGCAGGTGAAGGAATATG ATGTGGATGGCAAGGTGCTCCATGTGGCCGAACGACCACCATTCTCGCAGCGCGGAGCCAACGCCCGCAACAATGATGAACCCATGCGAACCTTCCGCAATGTGGCACGTCCGCAGCCGCCCGGAATGCGCAATTCTCCGTACTTCCGCGCCATCGATGGCATGCTGGTGAGCACCATGGCCATACCGGTGAACAATGGTCCAGTAGCAGGG GCACGTCCTCCTCCGAATCGTTATCCCAACTCGTCGTCCTTCTGCATTAACCGCATCACTGTCGCCCTGCACATGATCGATTGCGCTGACAATATAGCAGCTTATCTGGAAAATCCCGCCATTGGCCTGAACAATCAGTCACTGGACATTCTGCAGCGCGGTCGCTGGTCGATGGAGTCCACAGTCGTGGAAGTAGGTGTCTCCTCGACTGATCTGCCACGCAACAATAACATCATCGATATGGTCCAAGATGCCGTGACCGCTGCTCTTTCGCATACAGGAGCACGCAACTATACGGTGGTGCAGCTGCCCACGGTTTATACCAATGAGAATGGCGAGACCAGCCAGCAGGGAACTGCCGAAGCTGGAACCAGCGAAGGAGCAGCCAGTGGAGCTGCAAGTAATGCTAGTGGTGAAACCACAGCTGCTACTGTGATTATCGAGGATGTTATCGAAACGGACGACGAAGTGGCCGATGGAGCATCAGATCGTTCGGTCACGCCAACACCAGAGCCCGAGGCGGAAGGAGCAGTTGGTGGCCAGCTAGTCACTGCAGCAGAGACTCCCACATCCTCGGCTGGATCAGCAAATGACGCGGCTGCCGAAGGCGGCAACAACTCGGGACCCAGGCGCCGCACTCGTCCTCAGGTGTTGGCCCAAGTTATTCACCACTATCGTGCCGTACAGACTCGCTTGGCGCCTTTTGTTGATCGGTACTATGAGATTCTACAGAATGATCCCACTTTCGAGGACAGT GACACCGATGGTCGCGAGAACGCACAGCGCATCTTCGATCGCGTCTCGGAGGCTTTCCACTACCTTTCGCACGCCCAGCACGCTATATCCGATTTAATGCTTGACCTGTCGCAGCCAGGGCCACGTGTGCTCACCTGCCGACCCATTCTCGTCGAGCAGAGCGGCTACATACGCTCCAATAACATCTTTACGCCCAACTTTTTGGCACAGCCCTCGGGTATTATCAACGAGCCTTTCCGCAATAGAGCACCTGGTTCTGCCTCTGCAGCTGGCACTCAAACGGCCACCACCGCGGGAACTCAAACGGCGACCACCGCGGGCACTCAAACGGCCACCACCGCCGGCACTCAAACGCCCACCACCGCGGGCACTCCAACTGCTGTGCCACCGGCGCAGGCTGCCAATTTGCAGGCGGCCACCGATGCCAGTCGCAGTGCAGCGGCCATGGCGGAGATCGCCAGTCGAGCTGCTGGAGCCGCTGCGGAAATGGCTGCCGGAGCTGCAAGTGCGGCTGCTGGAGCTGCGAATGcggctgccgccgccgctcgCGATTTATCCAGTGATCCAGTAGAGGATCCCGTCGACGAGCCTATGGTAGCGCCAAATGCTGCAGGTGCGGCAACACCAGCACAAGAGCAACAGCGTCTCGAAATGG ATCACGACCACGATCAAGCTCAAAGTGAAACTCCCGAACGAGAAACCCGACCAGTGCCTAGGCTGCGTGTCTATGTGCCAGTGACTTTGCCACCGCCCA ATCCCCAATTGGAAATGGCTCGAATTATTCAGGCAATGGTTAATGGTCAACGCCCGAACGACGTCCATGTGGAATTCAATGCCCCCAACGTCATGTCGATTAACTTGCCCGTGCATGTGATGACGACCGTGCGACAGGCTCCGGCAGCTGGATCGAACGAAACAGCGGAACAGTCTGCGTCTGATTCCTCCTCCCCTGAAAGTGCTCCTGCATCGGGCAATGGAGAGTCTCCAAATGCAGCTTCAACATCAAGTGGAACACGCAGTGGCGATCAGAGGGCCAATACCTTGCCCACCACGGCCACCCAAACGCGCTCGACATCAAGACCACAGATTCAGATTGGCGGAAACAACAACTGGGGCGGACGCATTGCTCCGACACACACGGCATTCGACCGCTTTCTGCCTTGCAATAGTCATCACATTCGGGAACCAGAGCAGCTGCTCCAAAACAACAGTACCAGTCGCAGCACCTCGACAGCACCAGCAGGAGGAGCCAGCGTTCTTCCGCCTACATCTGCTGCAGTAACTCGTCCTG TCACCACTGGTCGCATCCAACGCGGCAGTAACACAATCCGCCCAATGTGGTCGTCGCGTCGCCAGCGACCAGCAAGCGAGCAACTAAGCAGCCTGGGACCGGCAGCCTGGGCGCAGGCGCAGACCCAAACCACTCATATTCCAAGTGCCCACGTTGGTGCTGGCAGTACCAATGGGGCCGGAGTCGGAGCCGGGAGAGTGCGGCCCGTGGGAGGATCAACCATCAATCGTGATCGGCTGGCGACTCGAACGGCCCACGTTGGCGGTGGCAGCACCAACGGAGGCTTGCCCTCTGGCCGACGGGGGCGACTACAGGCCGCCACCAGTCGCCTGTCCAGACATTTACCCACCCAACTCGCTAATTTTTTGATTAATAATATGAGAAATAATGCGCCAACAGCTTCGGTAGGCAGCGCAGTCGCCGCCGTCGGAAATACGGCCGCCTCACCATCAGGAGAAGCTGCCCCAATTGCTTCAACCACGCCAGCTGCTCCGCCACAAACTGCTTTGCCGACATCCACACTCACTCCTGGCGGAGACTCGAACAACCTGCGTTCGCAACTGCGCAGCTTCCTCAACGACAGCCTGTTTGTCGGAGTGCCCATCAACGAGCAGACTATCCCGGGGGCCATTGGTCGCGCACTAGACTGGTTCGGGGAGAGCCTGGTCTACCTGCCGCAGTACGAGCGTCCGGAGTACAACTCCCGCGACTCTGTGTGCAACATCCTGCGTGTCAGCCTCCGCTTGATCATCGAGCTTTGTAATGGAGCTCCGGCCGGTGTCGATAGTGCTCAGTTCGAGCAAAGTCTCAAACAGATCTGTGACCAGTTCCGCAAGCGTCTGTACAGCGTTCTCTTCCTGTGCCTTGGAAGCGCGAATGCCGAGCTCTACTGGCGCCAGCTAATGCGCCTGCTTTGCGCACCGATGCGATCCA ACTTCCGCAACGAAGCCCTGCAGTTTTTGTGCATCTACATAGACCCCACGATTCCCGCCCAGACTGACACAGTGGATGCCCAACAGTTCCTGGTTTTGCGCAGCATTCAAGGAGCTCCTCCAACAGCTGCCGACGAG CCATTTGTGTCGCCGCCGCCTTTTGCCTTCAacccacaacagcagcagccgcaagaGCAATCTCTGGATACGGATGTTGAGATGGCCGACGTGGccgccagcggcagcaacagttCACCGGCAGCCGAGCTACCAGCTGTGATTGTGGGCTCAGAGCCCTGGCACATGAGTTTCCCCAATGATTGGTTGCCTGTGATAACGCGCGACCTACAGACCCAGTCAGAG CAGAGTAATCGTCCCCAGCCGCCTTTCTCGGACGCCTATATCTCGGGCATGTCCGCCAAGCGCCGCAAGATAATTCAGTCGGAAAAGCCCACGGCCAGCGTGGAGTGTCTCTTAGCTAACGGAGTGCAGAGGGCTATCCAGAGCGTCGGCTTGGGTGGAAGCAATGGTGGTAGCGCCTCAAGTTCGTCGATCAGTATGGATACCGTAATCGGATCCATTGCTCACGACCCCACCATTCAGGCTGCCTACACGGATGCGGTGCGCAATAGTTTAAAAGAGCGTATCCAGCGGGATGTGGATTTTAAGGCCAGCAAGTATCCGCAGATTGCCAAGTTCACCGAGCAAAAGTAG
- the LOC6737151 gene encoding large proline-rich protein bag6-B isoform X4, producing the protein MLINLKVKTLDARIHEFSIDNELTIRQFKDQIAEKTNIAAENQRIIYQGRVLVDDKQVKEYDVDGKVLHVAERPPFSQRGANARNNDEPMRTFRNVARPQPPGMRNSPYFRAIDGMLVSTMAIPVNNGPVAGARPPPNRYPNSSSFCINRITVALHMIDCADNIAAYLENPAIGLNNQSLDILQRGRWSMESTVVEVGVSSTDLPRNNNIIDMVQDAVTAALSHTGARNYTVVQLPTVYTNENGETSQQGTAEAGTSEGAASGAASNASGETTAATVIIEDVIETDDEVADGASDRSVTPTPEPEAEGAVGGQLVTAAETPTSSAGSANDAAAEGGNNSGPRRRTRPQVLAQVIHHYRAVQTRLAPFVDRYYEILQNDPTFEDSDTDGRENAQRIFDRVSEAFHYLSHAQHAISDLMLDLSQPGPRVLTCRPILVEQSGYIRSNNIFTPNFLAQPSGIINEPFRNRAPGSASAAGTQTATTAGTQTATTAGTQTATTAGTQTPTTAGTPTAVPPAQAANLQAATDASRSAAAMAEIASRAAGAAAEMAAGAASAAAGAANAAAAAARDLSSDPVEDPVDEPMVAPNAAGAATPAQEQQRLEMDHDHDQAQSETPERETRPVPRLRVYVPVTLPPPNPQLEMARIIQAMVNGQRPNDVHVEFNAPNVMSINLPVHVMTTVRQAPAAGSNETAEQSASDSSSPESAPASGNGESPNAASTSSGTRSGDQRANTLPTTATQTRSTSRPQIQIGGNNNWGGRIAPTHTAFDRFLPCNSHHIREPEQLLQNNSTSRSTSTAPAGGASVLPPTSAAVTRPVTTGRIQRGSNTIRPMWSSRRQRPASEQLSSLGPAAWAQAQTQTTHIPSAHVGAGSTNGAGVGAGRVRPVGGSTINRDRLATRTAHVGGGSTNGGLPSGRRGRLQAATSRLSRHLPTQLANFLINNMRNNAPTASVGSAVAAVGNTAASPSGEAAPIASTTPAAPPQTALPTSTLTPGGDSNNLRSQLRSFLNDSLFVGVPINEQTIPGAIGRALDWFGESLVYLPQYERPEYNSRDSVCNILRVSLRLIIELCNGAPAGVDSAQFEQSLKQICDQFRKRLYSVLFLCLGSANAELYWRQLMRLLCAPMRSNFRNEALQFLCIYIDPTIPAQTDTVDAQQFLVLRSIQGAPPTAADEQQPQEQSLDTDVEMADVAASGSNSSPAAELPAVIVGSEPWHMSFPNDWLPVITRDLQTQSEQSNRPQPPFSDAYISGMSAKRRKIIQSEKPTASVECLLANGVQRAIQSVGLGGSNGGSASSSSISMDTVIGSIAHDPTIQAAYTDAVRNSLKERIQRDVDFKASKYPQIAKFTEQK; encoded by the exons ATGCTCATAAACCTTAAGGTGAAGACCTTAGATGCGCGCATCCACGAATTCAGCATCGACAATGAG CTCACCATCCGCCAGTTCAAGGACCAAATAGCCGAGAAGACTAACATTGCGGCGGAGAACCAGCGTATCATCTACCAGGGTCGCGTTCTGGTCGATGATAAGCAGGTGAAGGAATATG ATGTGGATGGCAAGGTGCTCCATGTGGCCGAACGACCACCATTCTCGCAGCGCGGAGCCAACGCCCGCAACAATGATGAACCCATGCGAACCTTCCGCAATGTGGCACGTCCGCAGCCGCCCGGAATGCGCAATTCTCCGTACTTCCGCGCCATCGATGGCATGCTGGTGAGCACCATGGCCATACCGGTGAACAATGGTCCAGTAGCAGGG GCACGTCCTCCTCCGAATCGTTATCCCAACTCGTCGTCCTTCTGCATTAACCGCATCACTGTCGCCCTGCACATGATCGATTGCGCTGACAATATAGCAGCTTATCTGGAAAATCCCGCCATTGGCCTGAACAATCAGTCACTGGACATTCTGCAGCGCGGTCGCTGGTCGATGGAGTCCACAGTCGTGGAAGTAGGTGTCTCCTCGACTGATCTGCCACGCAACAATAACATCATCGATATGGTCCAAGATGCCGTGACCGCTGCTCTTTCGCATACAGGAGCACGCAACTATACGGTGGTGCAGCTGCCCACGGTTTATACCAATGAGAATGGCGAGACCAGCCAGCAGGGAACTGCCGAAGCTGGAACCAGCGAAGGAGCAGCCAGTGGAGCTGCAAGTAATGCTAGTGGTGAAACCACAGCTGCTACTGTGATTATCGAGGATGTTATCGAAACGGACGACGAAGTGGCCGATGGAGCATCAGATCGTTCGGTCACGCCAACACCAGAGCCCGAGGCGGAAGGAGCAGTTGGTGGCCAGCTAGTCACTGCAGCAGAGACTCCCACATCCTCGGCTGGATCAGCAAATGACGCGGCTGCCGAAGGCGGCAACAACTCGGGACCCAGGCGCCGCACTCGTCCTCAGGTGTTGGCCCAAGTTATTCACCACTATCGTGCCGTACAGACTCGCTTGGCGCCTTTTGTTGATCGGTACTATGAGATTCTACAGAATGATCCCACTTTCGAGGACAGT GACACCGATGGTCGCGAGAACGCACAGCGCATCTTCGATCGCGTCTCGGAGGCTTTCCACTACCTTTCGCACGCCCAGCACGCTATATCCGATTTAATGCTTGACCTGTCGCAGCCAGGGCCACGTGTGCTCACCTGCCGACCCATTCTCGTCGAGCAGAGCGGCTACATACGCTCCAATAACATCTTTACGCCCAACTTTTTGGCACAGCCCTCGGGTATTATCAACGAGCCTTTCCGCAATAGAGCACCTGGTTCTGCCTCTGCAGCTGGCACTCAAACGGCCACCACCGCGGGAACTCAAACGGCGACCACCGCGGGCACTCAAACGGCCACCACCGCCGGCACTCAAACGCCCACCACCGCGGGCACTCCAACTGCTGTGCCACCGGCGCAGGCTGCCAATTTGCAGGCGGCCACCGATGCCAGTCGCAGTGCAGCGGCCATGGCGGAGATCGCCAGTCGAGCTGCTGGAGCCGCTGCGGAAATGGCTGCCGGAGCTGCAAGTGCGGCTGCTGGAGCTGCGAATGcggctgccgccgccgctcgCGATTTATCCAGTGATCCAGTAGAGGATCCCGTCGACGAGCCTATGGTAGCGCCAAATGCTGCAGGTGCGGCAACACCAGCACAAGAGCAACAGCGTCTCGAAATGG ATCACGACCACGATCAAGCTCAAAGTGAAACTCCCGAACGAGAAACCCGACCAGTGCCTAGGCTGCGTGTCTATGTGCCAGTGACTTTGCCACCGCCCA ATCCCCAATTGGAAATGGCTCGAATTATTCAGGCAATGGTTAATGGTCAACGCCCGAACGACGTCCATGTGGAATTCAATGCCCCCAACGTCATGTCGATTAACTTGCCCGTGCATGTGATGACGACCGTGCGACAGGCTCCGGCAGCTGGATCGAACGAAACAGCGGAACAGTCTGCGTCTGATTCCTCCTCCCCTGAAAGTGCTCCTGCATCGGGCAATGGAGAGTCTCCAAATGCAGCTTCAACATCAAGTGGAACACGCAGTGGCGATCAGAGGGCCAATACCTTGCCCACCACGGCCACCCAAACGCGCTCGACATCAAGACCACAGATTCAGATTGGCGGAAACAACAACTGGGGCGGACGCATTGCTCCGACACACACGGCATTCGACCGCTTTCTGCCTTGCAATAGTCATCACATTCGGGAACCAGAGCAGCTGCTCCAAAACAACAGTACCAGTCGCAGCACCTCGACAGCACCAGCAGGAGGAGCCAGCGTTCTTCCGCCTACATCTGCTGCAGTAACTCGTCCTG TCACCACTGGTCGCATCCAACGCGGCAGTAACACAATCCGCCCAATGTGGTCGTCGCGTCGCCAGCGACCAGCAAGCGAGCAACTAAGCAGCCTGGGACCGGCAGCCTGGGCGCAGGCGCAGACCCAAACCACTCATATTCCAAGTGCCCACGTTGGTGCTGGCAGTACCAATGGGGCCGGAGTCGGAGCCGGGAGAGTGCGGCCCGTGGGAGGATCAACCATCAATCGTGATCGGCTGGCGACTCGAACGGCCCACGTTGGCGGTGGCAGCACCAACGGAGGCTTGCCCTCTGGCCGACGGGGGCGACTACAGGCCGCCACCAGTCGCCTGTCCAGACATTTACCCACCCAACTCGCTAATTTTTTGATTAATAATATGAGAAATAATGCGCCAACAGCTTCGGTAGGCAGCGCAGTCGCCGCCGTCGGAAATACGGCCGCCTCACCATCAGGAGAAGCTGCCCCAATTGCTTCAACCACGCCAGCTGCTCCGCCACAAACTGCTTTGCCGACATCCACACTCACTCCTGGCGGAGACTCGAACAACCTGCGTTCGCAACTGCGCAGCTTCCTCAACGACAGCCTGTTTGTCGGAGTGCCCATCAACGAGCAGACTATCCCGGGGGCCATTGGTCGCGCACTAGACTGGTTCGGGGAGAGCCTGGTCTACCTGCCGCAGTACGAGCGTCCGGAGTACAACTCCCGCGACTCTGTGTGCAACATCCTGCGTGTCAGCCTCCGCTTGATCATCGAGCTTTGTAATGGAGCTCCGGCCGGTGTCGATAGTGCTCAGTTCGAGCAAAGTCTCAAACAGATCTGTGACCAGTTCCGCAAGCGTCTGTACAGCGTTCTCTTCCTGTGCCTTGGAAGCGCGAATGCCGAGCTCTACTGGCGCCAGCTAATGCGCCTGCTTTGCGCACCGATGCGATCCA ACTTCCGCAACGAAGCCCTGCAGTTTTTGTGCATCTACATAGACCCCACGATTCCCGCCCAGACTGACACAGTGGATGCCCAACAGTTCCTGGTTTTGCGCAGCATTCAAGGAGCTCCTCCAACAGCTGCCGACGAG cagcagccgcaagaGCAATCTCTGGATACGGATGTTGAGATGGCCGACGTGGccgccagcggcagcaacagttCACCGGCAGCCGAGCTACCAGCTGTGATTGTGGGCTCAGAGCCCTGGCACATGAGTTTCCCCAATGATTGGTTGCCTGTGATAACGCGCGACCTACAGACCCAGTCAGAG CAGAGTAATCGTCCCCAGCCGCCTTTCTCGGACGCCTATATCTCGGGCATGTCCGCCAAGCGCCGCAAGATAATTCAGTCGGAAAAGCCCACGGCCAGCGTGGAGTGTCTCTTAGCTAACGGAGTGCAGAGGGCTATCCAGAGCGTCGGCTTGGGTGGAAGCAATGGTGGTAGCGCCTCAAGTTCGTCGATCAGTATGGATACCGTAATCGGATCCATTGCTCACGACCCCACCATTCAGGCTGCCTACACGGATGCGGTGCGCAATAGTTTAAAAGAGCGTATCCAGCGGGATGTGGATTTTAAGGCCAGCAAGTATCCGCAGATTGCCAAGTTCACCGAGCAAAAGTAG